The genomic DNA AATCCTGCCCGCCGCTGACTGCGGACGGAATATGCGCGGCGCGCTTCAGAATCAACGTGAGCGGGCCCGGCCAGAACGCATCGATGAGTCGTTGCGCATCGGCCGGCAATTGCTCGACCCAGTAGCGCGGGTCGCCATGCGGCGCGAGATGCACGATCACGGGATGATTCGCCGGCCGCCCTTTTGCCGCATAGATGCGTGCGACAGCCTCAGGGCTTTCTGCATCGCCGCCGAGACCGTAGACGGTCTCGGTCGGAAACGCGACGAGTTCGCCGGCATCGAGCAGGGCCGCCGCGTGTTCGATTTGCGCGGCGTCGATCGGCGTGCCGTGATTGCCACGCTCGTCGCCACTACCCACGCTATCGCGAGCCTTAGGCGAGCCCGCCATACCGCCAGGCTGTTTCGGTTGATCCGGCATGATGGAAAACCGCTTCAGCTCGTCGGAATATGCAGCAGCCGCGCGCAATCGCGAGCGGCCGTGCGCGCTTCTTCGAGCGTTGCCGCGGTGAAGTTCACGTGGCCCATCTTGCGGCCCGGACGCGCCTCTTCCTTGCCGTACAGATGCAGGCGCGCTGCCGGCATCGCGGCGACTTCGTGCCACGGCGGCGTCACGGCCGCACCGCAATGCGCGCCGCCCGTCGCGGTGCCCGCGCTCTTTGCGGCCTTGGCGCTATCAGGAAACCACACGTCGCCGAGAATATTGAGCATGACCGCCGGCGAATGCTGACGCGTGTCGCCAAGCGGCATCGCCGTCATCGCGCGCACCTGCTGCTCGAACTGGCTTGTCGCACATGCGTCGACCGTATAGTGGCCGGAGTTGTGCGGCCGCGGCGCCATTTCGTTCGCGACGAGCGAACCGTCTTCGAGCACAAAGAACTCGACGCACAGCACGCCGACATAGCCGAGCTTCTCGGCAATCTGCAGCGCCGCCTGCTGCGCTTGCGTGACGAGCGTCGCGCTCGCGTCGGGCGCGGGGACGATCGTATGCGACAGCACACCGTTGCGGTGCGTGTTCTGCGCCAGGGCGTATACGGCCGACCCGCCGTTCGCGCCGCGCGCAATCAGCGCCGACACTTCGAACTTGAGCGGCAACCGCTTTTCGAGCACGCAGGCGACGCCGCCCAGCGATGCATGCGCCTGCCGCACCTCGTCGGCATTGCACACGCGCACCTGGCCTTTGCCGTCGTAGCCGAGCCGCGCGGTTTTCAGAATGCCGGGCAGCACCGCTTCGAGCGCCGCATCGTCGAGCGCGGCAAGCGCATCCGACGATTCGATCACCACGTGCGGCGCAACCGGCACACCCGACGCGGCGATAAAACGCTTCTCGGCGATCCGGTCCTGCGCGACCGCGACGCAGCGTCCGGCCGGGCTCACGAACGTCGTGCGCGCAAGGAAATCGAGGCTCGCGGCCGGCACATTCTCGAATTCCGTCGATACCGCCGCGCACAGACGCGCGAGTTCGGTCAGTGCCGCTTCGTCGTCGTAGGCGGCGCGCAGATGCTTGTCCGCAACCGCGCCGGCCGGGCTCGTTTCGTCGGGATCGAGCACGGCGACGCGATAGCCCATCGCCTGCGCGGCGAAGCAGAACATGCGGCCGAGCTGGCCGCCACCGACCATGCCCAGCCATGCGCCGGGCAGAATCGGTGAAACCGGGGTGTTGTCAGAACTCATGTTGATGGTCGCATCCGGATCCGATGGTTTCACAGCGCGGGCAGCACCATCGCATGCGCCGCCTGGTTCTGGCGCACGCGGAACGCGGCCAGCTTGTCCGCGTATTCGGGCAGCGTGCCGCTCAGGATCGACACCGCGAACAGCGCCGCATTCGCCGCGCCCGCTTCGCCGATCGCAAACGTCGCGACCGGCACGCCCTTCGGCATCTGCACGATCGAATGCAACGAATCGACGCCCTTCAGATACTTGCTCGCCACCGGCACGCCGAGCACCGGCACCGTCGTTTTCGCGGCGAGCATGCCGGGCAGGTGCGCCGCGCCGCCCGCGCCGGCGATGATCGCGCGCAGGCCGCGCTCGCGCGCGCTTTGCGCATACGCGAACATCTCGTCGGGCATCCGGTGCGCGGAGACGACCTTCGCCTCGTACGGCACGCCGAACTCCTGCAGCATCGCGACTGCATGCTTCATCACGTCCCAGTCGGAGCTGGAGCCCATCAGCACGCCGACGAGCGGCGCGTCGTGAGCGTGAGTGCCGACTGCGGTGCCGGCGGCGGTTTTAACTTCACTCATGTTCCACAGATTCCTTCATGCGTCCTTCAAGCGAGCGTCTGCCCGGTCAGCCGCTCGAGCGCTTCGCGGTATTTGTCCGCGGTCTTCGCGACCACATCGTCGGGCAGCTTCGGCGCCGGCGGTTCCTTCTTCCACGGCTGCGTTTCGAGCCAGTCGCGCACGAACTGCTTGTCGAACGACGGCGGGTTGGTGCCGACCTTGTACTCGTCGGCCGGCCAGAAGCGCGACGAATCGGCCGTCAGTACTTCATCCATCAGGTACAGCTTGCCGTGGTTGTCGAGGCCGAATTCGAACTTCGTATCCGCGATGATGATGCCGCGCGTCGCGGCGAAATCGGCGGCTTCCTTATACAGGCGAATCGAAATGTCGCGGATCGTCGCCGACAGTTCCGTGCCGATGCGGCGTTCCATTTCGTTATAGGTGATGTTCTCGTCGTGATGGCCCATCTCGGCCTTCGCTGCCGGCGTAAAGATCGGCTCGGGCAGCTTCTGCGCGTTCTGCAGGCCCGGCGGCAATTCGACGCCGCAGATCGCGCCCGTCGCCTGATAGTCCTTCCAGCCGCTACCGGCCAGATAACCGCGCACGACCGCTTCGACGAGAATCGGCTCGAGCTTCTTCACGACGACCGCGCGACCCTTCACCTGCGCCACTTCGTCCGCAGCGACGACCGTTTCGGGCGCGACGCCCGTCAGGTGATTCGGCACGATGTCCTTGAGCTTCTCGAACCAGAAGTCGGCCATCTGGTTCAACACGCGGCCCTTGTCCGGAATCGGCTCGCCCATGATGACGTCGAACGCCGAAAGACGGTCGGTCGTGACGATCAGCAGCTTGTCGTTGCCCACCGCATAGTTGTCGCGGACCTTGCCGCGGCCGAGCAGCGGCAGCGAGCGAAGCGTGGATTCATAAAGGGTAGACATCGTCGTGGCTCGTAAAAATAGTGCTGAAAATGAGGCAAAAACACTGCCCTGACAAATGGTGCAACGTAATTCACATCGCAAAGGGAAAACGCCGTTCCCCGGGCCAAGCGGGAACGGCGATGCCACTTCAAACTACGCGGCGCGCGGGCGGAAAGCGCTGCAATCCGTGCTGCAATCCGCGCGCGTGCTGCTTGAACCTGCTTAAACCTGCTTGAGCCCGCTTAAGCCGCCTTAGCGAACCACCTGCGCGAGCTCGCCCGCCTTATACCGATCCGCCATCTTATCCAGCGCGACCGGCTTGATCTTGCCAGCCTGGCCTTCGCAACCGAACGCGACAAAGCGATCCAGACACACCTTCTTCGCGGCTTCACGCGCCGGCTTCAGGTAATCGCGCGGATCGAACTTCGACGGGTTCTGCGCGAAGTAGCGGCGGATCGCGCCGGTGATCGCGAGACGCAGATCGGTGTCGATATTGATCTTGCGCACACCGTGCTTGATGCCTTCCTGAATCTCTTCGACCGGCACGCCGTACGTTTCCTTCATGTCGCCGCCGAACTCGCGAATCTCGGCGAGCAGGTCCTGCGGCACCGACGACGAACCGTGCATCACGAGGTGCGTGTTCGGAATGCGCTCGTGAATTTCCTTGATGCGCTGGATCGACAGGATATCGCCGGTCGGCTTCTTCGAAAACTTGTACGCGCCGTGCGAGGTGCCGATTGCAATCGCGAGCGCGTCGCACTGCGTAAGCTTCACGAAATCGGCGGCCTGCTCAACGTCAGTGAGCAGTTGCTCGCGCGTCATCGTGCCCTCGGCGCCGTGACCGTCTTCCTTGTCGCCCTTCATCGTTTCCAGCGAACCGAGCACGCCCAGTTCCGCTTCGACCGTCACGCCGATCGAATGCGCTGCTTCGACAACCTTTCTCGACACATCGACGTTGTACTCGTACGACGCAACCGACTTGCCGTCCGCTTCGAGCGAGCCGTCCATCATCACGCTCGTAAAACCGCTGCGGATCGCCGCCATGCACACGGCCGGCGATTGCCCGTGGTCCTGGTGCATCACGACCGGGATATGCGGATACGACTCGACCGCCGCTTCGATCAGATGACGCAGGAACGGCTCGCCCGCATATTTGCGCGCACCCGCCGACGCCTGCATGATGACCGGCGAGCCGACCTGATCGGCCGCTGCCATGATCGCCTGCACCTGCTCCAGGTTGTTCACGTTGAAAGCCGGCAAACCGTAGCCGTTTTCCGCCGCGTGGTCCAGCAATTGACGCATTGATACGAGAGGCATTTGCTACTCCTTGGATTTCAAACGAAAACCTTTGCCCGCGGCATCACTGCATCGAAAGTGCAATTTTACGTGAAGCAGGCCGCGTTCCCGTGCGCACCGGACCAGCGTCGCGCGTCGTGCGTTCGACGCGCGCCTGCCGTGGGGTGCGCCGCCTCTCCCGGGATCGGCGGCCCGCCTCGCGATGCCGTTGTGAACTGCCGTGGCCATTGCGTTGCATGGCGATCCGGCAGCCGGTTGCGGGCGTGATTCTTTTAAGTGTCCTTGCCGCAGCGCGTTCTTTGCCGCGCTGCGCTTCTCGTCCCGCACGGTTGCCCGTGCGGGTTTCCTGCATCCTGCAATGACTTTTTCAACAATCAGTACGGCTCGCCAACGCGCACGATCTTCAGCGTATTCGTGCCGCCTGCCTGGCCCATCGGCTCGCCGACCGTCAGCACGACCATATCGCCGCGCGCCGCATAGCCCTTGCTGACCACCACTTCGAGCGCCTGCTGCAACGCGATGTCGCGGTCCGTCGAGCTATCGAGATGCAGCGGGTTCACGTTGCGGTAGATCTGCATCGCGCGCTCGCTGCCGATGCGCGGCGTCAGCGCGAAGATCGGCACGTGCGTCCAGTGACGCGACATCCACAGCGCGGTCGAGCCGGAGTCCGTCAACGCGACGATCGCCTTGGCGCCGAGGTGGTAAGCGGTGAAGAGCGCGCCCATCGCGATCGACTGATCAATGCGCGTGAACGTGCGGTCGAGGAAATCGCGGTCGAGTTCGACATGCTCGGACTTCTCCGCTTCGACGCAGATTGCCGCCATCGTTTCGACGGTCTGCACCGGGTATTTGCCCGCCGCCGATTCCGCCGACAACATCACCGCGTCGGTACCGTCGAGCACCGCGTTCGCGACGTCGGACACTTCGGCGCGCGTCGGCACCGGCGCGTGGATCATCGACTCCATCATCTGCGTCGCGGTGATCACGAACTTGTTCGAGTCGCGCGCCATTTTAATCATGCGCTTTTGCAGCGCCGGCACCGCCGCGTTGCCCACTTCCACCGCGAGGTCGCCGCGCGCGACCATGATGCCGTCCGACGCGTCGAGAATGCCTTGCAGCGCGGGAATCGCTTCCGCGCGCTCGATCTTCGCGATCATCTTCGGCTTGATGTTGTACGGCGCGCCCGCGATATTCGCGAGCTGCCGCGCCATTTCCATGTCGGTCGCGTTCTTCGGGAACGACACCGCCACGTAGTCCGCGCCGAGCGACATCGCCGTGCGGATATCCTCCATGTCTTTCGCGGTCAGCGCGGGCGCGGTCAAGCCGCCGCCCTGGCGATTGATGCCCTTGTTGTTCGACAGATCGCCGCCGATCTTCACGACCGTGTGGATTTCGCTACCGATCACGCGCGACACGTTCAGCACGATCAGGCCGTCGTTGAGCAGCAGCACATCGCCCGATTTCAGGTCGCGCGGCAGGTCCTTGTAATCGAGACCGACGCGCTCGTCGTTGCCGAGCTCCTCGTAACCGGCATCGAGAATGAACGTATTGCCCGCGACCAGCGTGACCTTGCTGTT from Paraburkholderia edwinii includes the following:
- a CDS encoding 5-(carboxyamino)imidazole ribonucleotide synthase gives rise to the protein MSSDNTPVSPILPGAWLGMVGGGQLGRMFCFAAQAMGYRVAVLDPDETSPAGAVADKHLRAAYDDEAALTELARLCAAVSTEFENVPAASLDFLARTTFVSPAGRCVAVAQDRIAEKRFIAASGVPVAPHVVIESSDALAALDDAALEAVLPGILKTARLGYDGKGQVRVCNADEVRQAHASLGGVACVLEKRLPLKFEVSALIARGANGGSAVYALAQNTHRNGVLSHTIVPAPDASATLVTQAQQAALQIAEKLGYVGVLCVEFFVLEDGSLVANEMAPRPHNSGHYTVDACATSQFEQQVRAMTAMPLGDTRQHSPAVMLNILGDVWFPDSAKAAKSAGTATGGAHCGAAVTPPWHEVAAMPAARLHLYGKEEARPGRKMGHVNFTAATLEEARTAARDCARLLHIPTS
- the purE gene encoding 5-(carboxyamino)imidazole ribonucleotide mutase → MSEVKTAAGTAVGTHAHDAPLVGVLMGSSSDWDVMKHAVAMLQEFGVPYEAKVVSAHRMPDEMFAYAQSARERGLRAIIAGAGGAAHLPGMLAAKTTVPVLGVPVASKYLKGVDSLHSIVQMPKGVPVATFAIGEAGAANAALFAVSILSGTLPEYADKLAAFRVRQNQAAHAMVLPAL
- a CDS encoding phosphoribosylaminoimidazolesuccinocarboxamide synthase codes for the protein MSTLYESTLRSLPLLGRGKVRDNYAVGNDKLLIVTTDRLSAFDVIMGEPIPDKGRVLNQMADFWFEKLKDIVPNHLTGVAPETVVAADEVAQVKGRAVVVKKLEPILVEAVVRGYLAGSGWKDYQATGAICGVELPPGLQNAQKLPEPIFTPAAKAEMGHHDENITYNEMERRIGTELSATIRDISIRLYKEAADFAATRGIIIADTKFEFGLDNHGKLYLMDEVLTADSSRFWPADEYKVGTNPPSFDKQFVRDWLETQPWKKEPPAPKLPDDVVAKTADKYREALERLTGQTLA
- the fba gene encoding class II fructose-bisphosphate aldolase (catalyzes the reversible aldol condensation of dihydroxyacetonephosphate and glyceraldehyde 3-phosphate in the Calvin cycle, glycolysis, and/or gluconeogenesis), whose protein sequence is MPLVSMRQLLDHAAENGYGLPAFNVNNLEQVQAIMAAADQVGSPVIMQASAGARKYAGEPFLRHLIEAAVESYPHIPVVMHQDHGQSPAVCMAAIRSGFTSVMMDGSLEADGKSVASYEYNVDVSRKVVEAAHSIGVTVEAELGVLGSLETMKGDKEDGHGAEGTMTREQLLTDVEQAADFVKLTQCDALAIAIGTSHGAYKFSKKPTGDILSIQRIKEIHERIPNTHLVMHGSSSVPQDLLAEIREFGGDMKETYGVPVEEIQEGIKHGVRKINIDTDLRLAITGAIRRYFAQNPSKFDPRDYLKPAREAAKKVCLDRFVAFGCEGQAGKIKPVALDKMADRYKAGELAQVVR
- the pyk gene encoding pyruvate kinase is translated as MHRATKIVATIGPASSTLETLKQMIEAGLDVVRLNFSHGTADDHRQRAEFVREAARQVGREVGLMADLQGPKIRVGKFENSKVTLVAGNTFILDAGYEELGNDERVGLDYKDLPRDLKSGDVLLLNDGLIVLNVSRVIGSEIHTVVKIGGDLSNNKGINRQGGGLTAPALTAKDMEDIRTAMSLGADYVAVSFPKNATDMEMARQLANIAGAPYNIKPKMIAKIERAEAIPALQGILDASDGIMVARGDLAVEVGNAAVPALQKRMIKMARDSNKFVITATQMMESMIHAPVPTRAEVSDVANAVLDGTDAVMLSAESAAGKYPVQTVETMAAICVEAEKSEHVELDRDFLDRTFTRIDQSIAMGALFTAYHLGAKAIVALTDSGSTALWMSRHWTHVPIFALTPRIGSERAMQIYRNVNPLHLDSSTDRDIALQQALEVVVSKGYAARGDMVVLTVGEPMGQAGGTNTLKIVRVGEPY